The Chlorocebus sabaeus isolate Y175 chromosome 22, mChlSab1.0.hap1, whole genome shotgun sequence genome segment GAAAGGATGGTAAGAGCTGCATGCCTAAATTCTGACTGAGGTAAAAGTTGGTAGCCCTGGGAGACTCCTAGAGAAAGGTGAGTGATCAGTTCAAATTATAGCAGAATGTTTATCTGAAAGGATGCAGGGACCTGTTGTCAAATGTTTATTCCCACAGCTCAAGGCAGGTATTAGCCTAGAAGATGGGTGATGGCCTCCTCAAGGGACTATAATCCTCACTTGCCTGGGGCAAGAAATATAAAGCTCTCCTATATTCAGATCTCTAGGTATGAGATGGCATCATATCCTTCCTTGAAGATATATACTGTTGAAGATCATAAAGTCTTCtaagacaaaaaagaaagccTATCTAAAGAAAGTTTTAGGCACTATGACCTGGTGATGAAAAAATGTTTTGGTCAGAGAATATCTGCTCAGCAATATATAAAGCATCAACAATTCTGCTCAGGAATGATATACCAGGTTTGTCCCATGAATGCTGCAAATCTGTCCCAGGCCCTCCAAACCCTGCTTGCAATGACCACACAAAGGACTATTATATCACAAATTATGTGCAAACCACTATCCTATCAAAATAGGACAAagtaagtaatttttttaatacaaatatacGACCTTCAcccttcacttctttctttccagtaacagcaaaaagaaatatatatgccTTAAAACTAAATTACGAGGTACAGAGATAGGCCATAAATCTCATTCACAGAACACTGATAGCATCTTCCCTATAAAACCATGGTCAAATAATTGTTAGATACAATCACCTTTCATAGAGGCAGCTACCCGGGAAAATGCCAACTGGTCTCCCACTCGCATTACAGAACCACCATGGTGGGCAGAGGCACTTTGGTATAATGAAGAAAGCATGAATTTCAAAGTCAGATCTGagctcaaatcctggctctgacaACTTAGTGGCCAGTCACCTAACTTCACTGACACCCAATTTTCTTGTATTGTAGTGGGAGGACTAAATAATGTATTATCAAAAATTCCCCAAACAATAATTCACTATGTGCATAAGACAGACAGCAGTGGGCTTAGGGATTCACTGTATACCCAGAGGAATGGCTGGGTTAAAAATAGGGAGATTCTAAGTATTCCAGATTGACTTTGAGCtaagcatttaaaatgttttaaatattggtGGAAGATAGGCTGAGACCTTCAAGGAGGGCTGGTCATaaagaaaggcagaggaagaTAGAAAACATCTGTTGTACTGATTGCTCAacacccctccctcccttcttcagGGTGATTTTTCTCAGTGACAGAAGGAACAAACCAGATGAGAACGCCTCAGCTCCTTTTCCACTTCCCAATTTGAAGGAGTTGTGTGAAGGCAAGATGCAGTTGTGGCCACTGTCTTGCCATCATGAGgttatgaaaaaatgaaaatcaatatgCTGAAAATTATGGAGTTAAGAGAGAAGTTTGATGAAGTGCTGAGCTGCCAAACCAAACATAGCACTGCTTACCTCTAGATTTCCCCTTAAGCAATCAATCAATGTTCTTAAGGTCTAGGCTGCTAGTACTTGGTATTCCGTTCATTACATCTGAAAATATCCCAAGTactaccttacacaaaaattctCTTTAATCACTCTCCCTAAAGTGTTTAGAAACACTGCTCCAATGTCCTATACTTAAGATTTTATCATTTACCATCTGTCTGGCTTACCACATATTTCATGCATTActcacttaatccttacaacaaccttgTAAGGTAGGTAATTATTCCTTTTTTACACACAGGTCTGAGGCTCAGAgcagttaagtgacttgtccaaaacTGATAAGCTAGTTCATGGCAGAACTGGGGTTAGAACATGGATCTCTCCAACTCCAAAGTTTGTTCTTTTAGCCTTTCAGCTCTCTATACCATGTGAAGGCAGTGTCTCCCACTAGTTTTATATGTATCTAATGTTTTTGAGTCTACAATTGTTTCAATTTCAGTTTTTTCTGGTTGTCTAGACATATATTGAAAAGATGAAGCCTAGGTTGTTTTCCATCATCTGCAGATCCTTCCACAACTGTGGGAAAGGAGGGTTCAGTGAATTTTTGCTGTGTTCTTTTAACCTAACAgtgttattatatattttgttgacAACTCTAACGTCAGCTTGTCTTAAaactaaaaaagacaaaggatTGGTGTTTATGATTTTACTAAACAGGAAACATGCTCTAAAAGGAAGGGACTTGCTTGCGGTTCCACTGCTGCTAAATGCCAATGTCAGGGCGTAATCCCAGGGCTTCGGGCTCTATATACTATGTGCCTTTCATAACACTGCTGAGTGAAAATGAGCATGTCttcattgcatttaaaaaatactgtgctttttttcttgaatataaaATTAGTATATTCTCATGTAGAAAATCTAAAAAGCATAGAAAAGTacacagaagaaaatagaagTCACCTATAATCCTATTACCCAGAGATgatcactgttaacattttggtttaCTTCCTTCCCAGTTTTTCCTatgcataaatattttttttaattttggattgTATGTCATCGTTTTATCTTCCATCTTATCCAAATCATTTCTCCATAGCattaaattgtctttaaaaatgtttataatggcTGCAGAACCATCACACGGATAGCTCATCATTCATTTCAACCTTGTAATGCTGAAAATctggttttcttctttcagtcATATATGATGCTGACATGAACATCCCTTTCATTAATCTTTGCCTACTTCTAATTATTTTCCCTGTATGATTCTTAGAAGTAGACTTAAAAAGTTGATACTAAAGAACCACTTTTTAGAAAAGCAGCAGTCAGCCCTACTACCCACAATATTTGTTACCTACAAGGTTTCTTTCTCCTCACTATGTTTTCTCTGGTGTTGAATAAGCTGTGAGCTATACCGATAGGCTTTCCCACACTCactacatttatagggtttctccTTAGTGTGGGTTCTCAAGTGTAGAATAACTTGAGAAGTCTGCCTGAAggttttcccacattcattacatttatagggtttctctccagtgtgaactctctGATGATCAACAAGGTTTCGATTAGAAGTAAAAGCCTTCCCACACtcattacatttgtaaggtttctctctaCGATGAAGTCTCTGGTGTTCATTAAGGGTTTTCCTTAAGATGAAAGCTTTTCCACACTCATCACATTCATAAGGCTTCTCcccagtgtgaattctctgatggtCCATAATCTTTGTATTTGAACCACATGTTTTCCCACACTCCTTacatttgtaaactttttttcctctgtgcatTTGCCGATGTTGAGTAAGGTTTGAACTACggctaaaggctttcccacactcaATGCAAGTATagggcttctccccagtgtgaACTCTGTGATGTGATATAAGGCCTGAACTCCgactaaaggctttcccacactctTTACATTCATACGTTTTCTCCCCACTGTGGATTCCCTGGTGCCGAATAAGATGTGACTTTCCACTGAAAGAttttccacattcactgcatGTATAGGGCTTCAGTCCAGTGTGGATTCTCCGATGAACAACAAGGTTAGAGCTATGGCTGAAGGCTTTTCCACACTCCTTACacttatagggtttctctcccgTGTGGATTCGCTCATGTACCGTGAGGTTTGCACTCTgactaaaggctttcccacactcaGTACATACATACTGTCTCTTTTCAGCCTGAACTCTCTTGTTTGTTGCAGGGTCATAGCACTGACTATTGTCTTTTTCAGATTCTTGGTCACTCCCTTCTGTGAGTACTTTATTGTCTTTAACTGTCTTATGTTtgaaatttcttgtttttctcctcattttctcctGCTTGGAACATACCAGTGTCCTCTCTagtcttctctttcccttcaGAGGAGCCTTCTAAATTTTGACTTCCTGGGCAACGTCTCTGTGGAATTCTCTTGAAAGTATGTACTTTTCAGGAATGATGCTTTGGAATTAACTCCGCCTCAGTCCCAGTTTCACCATCTGACAGGAGAAACAGAAATTGCACATGTCACCTATTCTCTGTACCAGAGGAAGGAGAACTATCCACGGACCAGATGTGGTAGACATATGGAAGGGTTAAGTGTTCAAGGGCAGGGGAACAGATcaaaaagatgacaaaaatgaAGTTAAACATAGAAGCCAATGTAAAGGCTTATGGAAAGCCAGGGCTGAGGGGAGCCCAATAGGTCCAGGATCAGAATAAGCAATGAATCGTATAAAATCCACCCTAGTTCCTTCCTGCCTCATCTTCTACTCCCTGAATTGGAGCCAtctagctgcttttttttttttttcttttgagatggagttttgctcttgttgcccccggctagagtgcaatggcccgatctcggctcactgcaacctccgcttcccaggttaaagcgattctcctgcctcagcctccctagtagctgggattacaggcgcccgccaccatgcccaggtaattttttgtatttttagtagagatgtggtttcactatgttggccaggctgtcttgaactcctgacctcaggcaatccacctgcctcagcctcccaaagtgctgggattacaggcgtgagccactgcgcccagctcagaGCCATCTAACTCCTAATGGCAGGCTCAACTATAATCTGGCCCTAGAAAAAGTGAACTGAAAGATGACTGAACTTTAGATCAGTTTCGCTTTTAGTTCTTGCTAACCTATTCCCCTAGTACTAGTGATACTGTAGTTCATATGTAAAAGGTGCTCAAAATGGTTTTATAGAATAGCAACTAGGATTCTATCTTAGGTTGTAAGTAGGTTGTACTTACTTACCTTTTGCTCAAGGTCCAGGTACTAGATCCCAGTTTACATCCTTGCATGTAAGGCCTATCTTGTTAAGTGGTGACACAATTCTTCCAATATTGAGCCTAGTCACATCACAGCCTACTTCACAGGGGCTGGCCTGTAGCTGGATCCAGTTTTATATGCAAGTTTAGTCTGTCTGCTTTTCACCATGCTGTCACTCTGACAGACTGAGACTACTTAAGGGGTGAATCTGAGAGTCTAAATTGGGAAAGAAGGTTAGTTAAAGCATGGCAGACGAAACTCTGATAGGACCTTGCATGGCATAATAGTAAAGTATTTAAGGATGGCAAAAGCATCAGAGTAGGGGCAGCATAACCAAGAGATGCCAATACATGAAACCAAATATCAGAATAAGCAGGGATTTCCCAACTGGTTTGATGTGAAACTCTGGACATACAGGTAACCATGGCAGACCTTAGAGGGAGTTGGGAtgtaaaataagcaaaaagataACTACATGATACTAACACATGACTATTTTCTTTACTATGGTCCTTTATAGACTTGCCCATATATATATTGTCAGACAATTTAAATATATGGTAGATACTATTTCGCATCCTACTTCTTgcagttcatttatttattttttagttgataAAAAAAGTACctatatatttatggcatacaacatgttttgataaatgtttacACGTGGAACAggtaaatcaagctaattaacatatccattacttcacatacttattattttttcgtggtaagaacatttaaaatctctctTAGCACTTTTCAAGTCTAAATATGTTGATATTAACTATAATTACCATGTTATACAATAGATTTCCTGAAATTATTCCTCCTAATAGaagttttgtatcctttgatcaacatctccctaATCACTgcctcgctttttttttttttttttttttttttttgagacggagtctcgctctgtcacccaggctagagtgcagtggtgcaatctcagctcactacaacctccacttcctgggttcaagcaactctccctgcctcagcctcctgagtagctgggattacaggcatctgccaccgcacctggctagtttttgtatttttcaagtagaaatggggttttgccatgttggccaggttggtcttgaactcctgaactcaggtaatccgcctgcctcggcctcccaaagtgctgggattacaggcgtgagccactgcgcccggcctccactTAATTTTGATGCATATTTTTCCACATTGCTATTTAATCTTCATATGATCAGTGAATTCCTTGTAATTTCCTTCCATTTTGCTAGTGTTGGACATTTCTGTTGTTCCTTGAAGTTAACTACTATCAATAATGCTATCGTAATCTCTTTATACACACAAAATTTCCttcctattaaaatatattcctaGGACAAAAGTTCTACAAATGAGTTAATTGGGTCAGAAGAAGTGCAACTGTTGTGCAGTATTGCTTGTTGCTATTCAAAAAAGTTTGatgggctgagcacggtggcacacatctgtaattccagtactttgcaaggctgagatgggagaattgcttgggctcaaaagtttgagaccagccagggtaaGACAGGGAGACtacacctctacaaaaaatttaaaaattagttaggcatggtggtgtgcacctgtagtctcagttactcagggggctgaggtgggaggattgcttgagcccaggaggtccaggctgcagtgagccctgattatgccactgcacttcagcctaggcaaaagagcaagactttgtctcaaaaaaaaaaaaaaaagtttgaccaATTCCCATTGTCCCATAGCTTTCTGATAAATGGAGTCACACTTTCTGGAGAAGGGAAATAGCAAATGGTGGTACTCGAGATTGGCAAAAAGATAACTGCACATATTCAAGTTCACATCTCAGAAGTGCAGGTGGCCACGGATTCTAttcacaggcacatacacacaaactcaTGCCCAAGATATGAGGGATAGGATGAGAGAATGGTGAGGGAGGGTGGATTCTTGCCAGGATCCTGGGCTCACACACATTCAGCTGCTGCTACTTCTCCTAATCATAAAGAATGAAGCAAGTGGAGAAAACAGTGCAAAGCCAGGAGACTGCAATGCAGAGCAGGAGAACAAGTGAACTCACCTACAAAGTTCTGTGAGAAAGTTGATagttttttctgaatttcttttcaatttctaatCTTCTCTGgaacttctcttttcttcatacattTCTTAAACTCATAACTAATGAGTACACTACTCTGTATATATCCCTGTTCTGGGTCTAACACAGGGAAAATTTAAAGAAgcattgttatggactgaatgtttgtgtccccctaacatttgcatattaaagctctaatccccaatgtgactgtatttggagatggggcctctaaggagataattaaggttacatgaggtcataagggtgggccCTGATCCATCAAAATTAGTGAgtttataaaaagaaacacaaaaaagctctctcacatgctctctctctctccatacacatgcacacaaaggCCATGAGAATACATAGCAAAAAGATGGCCAGCTACAAGCCAGAATGAGAGCCCTCTACCAGAAACCGAAATGGCGAGGCACATGGATCTCACACTTCTAggctccagaaccgtgagaaaataagtttctgttgtttaagccacttggtttatggcattttgttatggtaacccaaacagactaatacaagcatGAAATAACTCCCTTTAAAGAGCTTACAATGGAGTAGTATGGCAAAACAATAAGAAAGCAAATTCAAATTTACAATTTATGCAAGCAGGAGATGaaggggactaggggagggagggagcaatTACCAAGGCATGGAATGATggagaaaagcattttaaaaaggcagaattTAGGCTGAGCCCTGGAGAATAAGCAgtgttttctcaaaataaataaataaataaataaaaataaaaaggcacagaatttatatacatgaaaataaatgggAGATCATAATATTATATAAGCTTCACGTAGGCAGGGATTTTGTCCACCCTGCTTaccctgtattcctagcactacAATAGTCCCAggcacatggtaagtgcttaACACTTGTTGTTGGAATGAACAAATTAAGAAAGAATCAAGCTGCCTGAAGTGAGTCCAACCAGAATACTGAAATTACAAGATGAAAAATATGGATATAAACTGATGGTCAAAGGGAAACCGGTTCTAAACAGAAGAGTGAAATCTatccttaattttctttctccattctatattcttttttctacCTTGCTATTTTCCACTcttgttattttccttctttttctcacttAACAATATAGTTTTTCAAGCATTACCATGCACTTCCCCTAGTTCCCACAGTTCCTCTCCTACCACCTCCCAGAACATTCACGTTTCTCTCAGCttaatgaaatggaaaacagagGAGAGAGGCAGCTGGGATAACCCATGGGGAGTAAATTGAGGGAAATAGAAAGTAAAGAATCCAAGAGATGTCAAGTAGGGCAATCATACATCCTGGTTTTCCCAGAATAGAGGTAGCTTAAGCCTACTATCCCTGCATATTTAATAGTGGCCCACTTAACTCACAAAAGTATCCCTGTTTGGACAATAAATTTTGCATTACCCTACCCAAAAGTGAAATTAGCAAAAGAACTCTTTAGGAAGATTAGCCCAGATGGATTAGAgggggttaaaaagaaaaaaggaagggaaatgaaTTAGGAGACAACACTAGGAATGCAGTACGGGTGGAGGGTCTGGCGTGTTGTAGGTACACAATAcatgtttttgaatgaatgaacaaatgaagaagATAGCAAGACCCTAATCCAAGATGAGAGAACAGAGAACAATGAAGTCTAGCTATTTTCAGGAACGCATCCACATGTATAACGCACACATCCATATATCCTTTGAATACAGAGGATGGACTGAAGGAAACAATCCAAGGTCATCAGATCCATGTCTGAATACCAAGAATGGTAGCGTCACTAAGCAAGATAGGGACACACAGAAACATTTTAGACAAGGGGAAGAGGAATATATCACGAAGGCAAATTTGAGAATGATAAGACAGAAAGGACAGAGGAAGTCATGAAAATGTATAAACTTACTGAGGGCTGAGCACACTGGCTcacttctataatcccagcactctggtagggtgaggtgggaggtct includes the following:
- the ZNF660 gene encoding zinc finger protein 660 produces the protein MRRKTRNFKHKTVKDNKVLTEGSDQESEKDNSQCYDPATNKRVQAEKRQYVCTECGKAFSQSANLTVHERIHTGEKPYKCKECGKAFSHSSNLVVHRRIHTGLKPYTCSECGKSFSGKSHLIRHQGIHSGEKTYECKECGKAFSRSSGLISHHRVHTGEKPYTCIECGKAFSRSSNLTQHRQMHRGKKVYKCKECGKTCGSNTKIMDHQRIHTGEKPYECDECGKAFILRKTLNEHQRLHRREKPYKCNECGKAFTSNRNLVDHQRVHTGEKPYKCNECGKTFRQTSQVILHLRTHTKEKPYKCSECGKAYRYSSQLIQHQRKHSEEKETL